From Hartmannibacter diazotrophicus, a single genomic window includes:
- a CDS encoding LpxI family protein, with protein sequence MTVPRLAILAGGGALPIAVADGALAEGREVVVFGIDGEASDEIARFRHHTIRWGEIGKLLDLLKREEIGEMVFCGSVTRPDFSSIRLDFGAIVHLPRILAMMVGGDDTVLQRVITFFEERGIRIVGAHQVASGLVARPGVLGRILPQRRHDEDIACAFEAVDLLGRLDIGQAAVAVGGRVVGVEGVEGTDRLVRRIIEMRQIGRLRWKGREGVLVKAAKVQQDLRVDMPVIGPATIEVVSQADLAGIAIEAGRVLILEREATIDMADKAGIFLVARQRKIDP encoded by the coding sequence ATGACCGTGCCGCGGCTTGCAATCCTCGCCGGCGGTGGGGCCTTGCCGATCGCCGTCGCCGACGGCGCTCTCGCGGAAGGCCGTGAGGTTGTCGTCTTCGGCATCGATGGCGAGGCCAGCGACGAGATCGCCCGCTTTCGCCACCACACCATCCGCTGGGGCGAGATCGGCAAGCTGCTCGATCTTCTGAAGCGCGAGGAGATCGGCGAGATGGTCTTCTGCGGCTCCGTCACGCGTCCGGACTTCTCCTCGATCCGACTGGACTTCGGGGCCATCGTGCATCTGCCGCGGATCCTCGCCATGATGGTCGGCGGCGACGACACGGTGCTTCAGCGCGTTATCACCTTCTTTGAGGAACGGGGCATCCGCATCGTTGGCGCGCATCAGGTCGCGTCCGGCCTTGTCGCGCGGCCGGGCGTCCTTGGCCGAATCCTGCCGCAGCGCCGCCATGACGAGGACATCGCCTGCGCCTTCGAGGCGGTCGATCTGCTCGGTCGGCTCGATATCGGTCAGGCAGCGGTGGCCGTCGGCGGCCGCGTCGTCGGCGTCGAGGGTGTGGAAGGCACGGATCGTCTGGTCCGGCGCATCATTGAGATGCGCCAGATCGGCCGCCTGCGCTGGAAGGGCAGGGAGGGCGTGCTCGTCAAGGCCGCCAAGGTGCAGCAGGACCTGCGCGTCGACATGCCGGTCATCGGTCCGGCGACGATCGAGGTGGTCTCGCAGGCCGATCTTGCCGGCATTGCCATCGAGGCGGGGCGCGTGCTGATCCTGGAGCGCGAGGCGACCATCGACATGGCCGACAAGGCCGGGATTTTCCTTGTCGCGCGCCAGCGGAAGATCGATCCATGA